The stretch of DNA GATCCCCCCTCTTCCGTCTTCCTTCTTCCCTCTTTCCTGTACCGTCTGTGACCTCCGTCACAGCCGGTCACGCCCCCCTCCGGCATTCTCGAGCCGGGTCCGTTCCGGTCCCCGGCGGGGGAGAGCAGGGTCTCCTCCCCGCGAGCGCCGAACATGGCCCTGCAGATGCCCGAGTCCTCTCACCTGGTGCGCGCCGCCTCCGTGGCGGAGGTGGAAGCGTCCGGCCGCCTGGTGGTGCAGGTGGACGGCCACGCCATCGTCCTGTTCTCCCACCAGGGACGGATCTACGCCGTGGACAACCGCTGCCCCCACATGGGGTTTCCGCTGCACCGGGGGTCCCTGCACCAGGGCATTCTGACCTGCCACTGGCACCACGCCCGCTTCGACCTGGCCAGCGGCGGAACCTTCGATCCCTGGGCCGACGACGTGCGGGTGTTCCCGGTGGAGGTCCGCGACGGCGAGGTCTGGGTGGACCTGGCCCAGCGCACCGACCCCGCCGAGCACCACCGCCAGCGGCTGCGCGACGGTCTGGAACGCGCCATCCCTCTGGTGATCGCCAAGTCGGCGATCGCCCTGCTGGCCGCCGGCGAGGATCCGGCCGAACCGTTCCGGATCGGGCTGGAGTTCGGCGCCCGCTACCGGCAGGCCGGGTGGGGGCAGGGGCTGACCATCCTCACCTGCCTGATGAACCTGCTCCCCTGCCTGGATCCCGACGACCGGCCCCGGGCGCTGTATCACGGCCTGGCCGCCGTCGCCGCCGACTGCGCCGACTCCCCGCCGCGCTTTCCCCTGCGCCCCCTGCCGTCGGCGTCCGCGGACCCCGAGGCCCTGGCGCGGGTCCTGCGGAGGTTCGTGGAGGTCCGCGATGAGGAGGGCGTCGAGCGGTGCATCGTCTCGGCCGTCCGCGCGGGCGCCGACAACCGCCAGATGGCCGCGATGCTGGGCGCGGCGGCCACCGACCACCGCTACCTGTCCCAGGGCCACGTGCTCGACTTCATCAACAAGGCGCTGGAGGCCCTGGAGCACGCCGGCTGGCAGGCGGCCGACCTGATCCTGGGCAGCCTGGCCGGGATCCTCGCCGGGGCCGACCGGATGGAAGAGTCGGGAGCCTGGCGGCACCCGGTCGACCTGGTGGAGATCGTGGAGGCGGCCTGCGAGGCCCTGCCCGCCGCGCTGGAGGACGGCCGCACCCGGCGCGGTGCGTACGCCGGGACGGACGGCCTGCCGGCGGTCCTGCTGGGAGACGACCCGCAGGCGATCGCCGACGCGCTGCTGGACGCCCTGCGCGCCGGGTGCGGCGAGGTCACCCTGGCGCAGCAGGTGGCCCGCGCGGCGGCGCTGCGGATCGCGCACTTCCACACCAGCAACGAGTTCTCCGACTGGGACACCGCCCTGCACACGTTCAGCTTCGCCCACGCCGTCAGCCGGATGCTGGCGCGCGCTCCCACGGTGGAGCTGCTGCGAGGGGTCTTCGACGCGGCCATGAGCGTGTACCTGGACCGCTTCCTCAACGTCCCCCCGGCCCCGCTGCCCGAGCCCGGCGGCCCGGTCCCCGATCCCCACTCCCTGCTGGCCGACCTGGAGGCGCTTCTGGACCGCCAGCAACAGGTGCACGAGGCGGCGGCGGTGGTGACCCGCTACCTGCACTCCGGGGGCGAACGCCCGCGGCTGGTGGCCGCCCTGGGGCGGCTGTTGCTGCGCGAGGACCGCAACTTCCACGCCATTCAGATGGTGGAGGCCGCCGCCCGCCAGGCCGATCTGGCCCCCACAGACCAGCAGGCCGGCCCGTTCCTGCTGGCCGCCGCGCGCTACCTGGCCGCCCACGCTCCCACCATGCGCGCCCAGGAGCAGACCTACCAGATCGCCCTGCGGCTGCACCGGGGCGAGCGGCTGTACGTGGAGGCCGACCGCGTGGTGGCCACCGTCCTGGTGGCCGACATCGCGGGCTCCACCGAGCGGGCCGCTGCGCTGGGCGACCGCCGCTGGCGGGAGGTCCTGGACAGGTTCCACGCCATGGTCCGCCGGGAGGTCGCCCGTCACCGGGGGACCGTGGTGGACCTGGCCGGCGACGGCGTGCTGGCCACCTTCGACGCGGCCGCCCGCGCCATCCGCAGCGCCCTGGCCCTCCGGGACGGCGCCCGACGGCTGGGCCTGGAGATCCGCACGGGGCTGCACACCGGCGAGGTGGAGGTCACCGGCAGCCGGGTCGCCGGGATCTGCGTGCACCTGACCGCGCGGGTGGCCGCCCTGGCCGCGCCCGGCGAGATCCTGGCGACGGGAACCGTGCGCGACCTGGTGACCGGCGCGGGGTTCCGGTTCGCCGACCGCGGCGAGCACGAGCTGCGGGGCGTGCCCGGCCGGTGGCGGGTGCTGGCCGTGCAGCCCTCGTAGGCCCCGCGCCGGATCCGGCCTACTCGTCCATCCCGCGGTCGCCGAACGCCGGCACGCCGGGAGGGCCTGCGGGAAGCGGAAGCGCCGGGGTCACGGCGGTGGCGGCCTCCTCAGCGAACGGCGTATCGGGGTACAGCAGGGCGCGTTCCCGCAGTCGGGCAAACCGGGCCAGCCCCGGCTGCCAGCGGGCGATGATCTCCGCCGCGCTGCGGCCCCGCAGGAGATCGCGCCGCACCTGCGATGTGCCCCACACGCGGTCGAAAAGGTACTGGCCCCGGCGGGGGCGGCGGAAGGCCAGCTGGTCGCCGTGCAGGCGGCGGATCTCCACCAGGACGTGCACCGTGGTCTGCAGGGGCCGGAAGGCCGCCTGGTCGGTGACGTGCAGCTGCACCCCCGACCACAGGCGGCCGGTGCGGGGATGGGGGAGCGCGATGGGGGAGAAGCGCACCCCGGGCAGGCCCAGCCCGTTCAGGCGCCGGGCCAGGACCGCCCCGTCCAGCCACGGCGCCAGGACCACCCGGAACCGGTCGTCGGTGCCCACGCCGTTCCAGAGGTTCGTTCCATCCACCGCCCCGGTGGCGGCGTAGTAGGAGGGGATGTCGGCGGACTGCACCCCCGGCGAGGGATTCACCCACGGCAGGCCGGTGTCCGCCCAGCGCATCCGCCGGCTCCACCCCTGCAGGGGGACGACCCGCAGGTCAGCGCCGATGCCGAACGCGCCGTTGTACAGGCGTGCCAGCTCGCCGATGGTCATCCCGTGGACGTAGGGGATCGGGTACAACCCGATGAACGAGCGGAATGCCGGCTCCAGGAC from Armatimonadota bacterium encodes:
- a CDS encoding DUF1343 domain-containing protein; this encodes MRRVPAVLPAVAWFVAVALGPAPADARGPAVRTGSEGLSSVAGLLAGRRVGLVTHHAAVSSDGRHVAQIVAALPGVRVTALFTPEHGFDGSGTGRLPLPSRAPVFSLFGRRYQPSRAMLSRVDVLVVDLQDVGVRPYTYASTMALVMQAARVSGTPVVVLDRPNPMGGVVVDGPVLEPAFRSFIGLYPIPYVHGMTIGELARLYNGAFGIGADLRVVPLQGWSRRMRWADTGLPWVNPSPGVQSADIPSYYAATGAVDGTNLWNGVGTDDRFRVVLAPWLDGAVLARRLNGLGLPGVRFSPIALPHPRTGRLWSGVQLHVTDQAAFRPLQTTVHVLVEIRRLHGDQLAFRRPRRGQYLFDRVWGTSQVRRDLLRGRSAAEIIARWQPGLARFARLRERALLYPDTPFAEEAATAVTPALPLPAGPPGVPAFGDRGMDE
- a CDS encoding adenylate/guanylate cyclase domain-containing protein — translated: MADIAGSTERAAALGDRRWREVLDRFHAMVRREVARHRGTVVDLAGDGVLATFDAAARAIRSALALRDGARRLGLEIRTGLHTGEVEVTGSRVAGICVHLTARVAALAAPGEILATGTVRDLVTGAGFRFADRGEHELRGVPGRWRVLAVQPS